One region of Eubalaena glacialis isolate mEubGla1 chromosome 6, mEubGla1.1.hap2.+ XY, whole genome shotgun sequence genomic DNA includes:
- the LOC133093300 gene encoding uncharacterized protein LOC133093300 translates to MAGVSTVGQKKTLDERGWESPVCIPNHVADDLSISADTQDTEDRFHPWENDPLKRSLELSSEPLEGTSGSHVGDVSQDPVRPPVQKRKLDPLPKKHKHLRKVIRTKRMRKSKRKKKVETHCPGILPTPLLPPQSEEDEVVDKKLTLLSAQESDPDLPNEDRLQSQQDEGTCMMHQECQIQPCELSVSQELGPSSPAMTSSASPPLCFGRFLSCVCQTFSRSRKRKSPGREGTKQAETGGDAKALRPGLLRVLGKNKVQPH, encoded by the exons ATGGCTGGGGTCAGCACAGTGGgtcaaaaaaaaaccctagatgAGAGAGGTTGGGAATCTCCAGTCTGCATCCCAAACCATGTCGCTGATGACTTGAGCATATCAGCAGATACTCAAGATACAGAGGATAGATTCCACCCATGGGAGAATGACCCTCTGAAGAGAAGTTTGGAATTATCATCAGAGCCATTGGAGGGGACATCTGGAAGTCATGTGGGTGATGTTTCACAAGATCCTGTCAGGCCTCCAGTCCAGAAGAGAAAGCTAGATCCACTtccaaaaaaacataaacatcTTAGAAAGGTCATAAGgacaaagagaatgagaaagagcaagaggaagaagaaagtggAGACCCACTGCCCTGGCATTCTTCCAACGCCTTTGTTACCACCACAAAGTGAAGAAGATGAGGTGGTAGATAAAAAGCTGACCCTACTCAGTGCCCAGGAAAGTGATCCTGACCTTCCCAATGAG GACAGATTACAGAGTCAGCAGGATGAAGGTACCTGTATGATGCATCAGGAATGTCAGATCCAGCCCTGTGAGCTCTCAGTGTCCCAGGAGCTCGGGCCCTCTTCTCCTGCAATGACATCCTCGGCATCACCACCACTCTGTTTTGGTCGTTTTTTAAGCTGTGTCTGCCAGACCTTCTCAAGGTCTAGGAAGAGGAAATCTCCTGGAAGAGAGGGCACCAAGCAAGCTGAGACAGGAGGTGATGCTAAGGCTCTGAGACCTGGTCTGCTGAGGGTTCTAGGCAAAAACAAAGTACAGCCTCATTAA